One Bombus fervidus isolate BK054 chromosome 5, iyBomFerv1, whole genome shotgun sequence DNA window includes the following coding sequences:
- the Mrpl3 gene encoding mitochondrial ribosomal protein L3 codes for MTSLLKSLNGFQLFNKHLKQSLNMISVPARGKLQNPPPKKRHPEWLPKPTRVHYNEELSPENKEFLSEFVSANNGLLGVQKSPLNTELVQSATWTPGSKRTGLIGKKIGVYPMWLKNGKKVTTTLIQIVDNEVVKYMPPEEFNPVKRTKHLQPKVKNGCLVLGAVNIDPQLLTKEYYGIFNAAGVTPKKTLMRFVVSPNAALQPGTPLCAAHFKPGEFIDIRGKTIDRGFQGVMKRWGFKGMPASHGVTKTHRRPGNIGSGGTKARVMPGTKMPGHMGNRWRILKGVKILRINTKYNVIWVLGHNVPGEVNTMCYLYDTILPTKKSTSPHFPTYLPNNENTNVLPEELYADDVHPFSDPTIEYQPKS; via the exons ATGACATCGCTTTTAAAAAGCCTTAATGGATTTCAACTGTTTAATAAACACTTAAAACAAAG CCTCAACATGATATCTGTTCCTGCTCGTGGTAAATTACAAAATCCTCCACCAAAGAAACGTCACCCAGAGTGGCTACCAAAACCAACACGTGTA cATTATAATGAAGAACTTTCTCCAGAAAACAAAGAATTTCTCTCTGAATTTGTATCAGCCAATAATGGTCTGCTCGGTGTACAAAAATCTCCATTAAATACAGAACTTGTTCAGTCAGCAACATGGACTCCAGGCTCTAAACGTACTGGTTTAATTGGGAAAAAGATAGGAGTATATCCAATGTGGttgaaaaatggtaaaaaagtAACGACAACGCTAATACAG ATTGTAGATAATGAAGTTGTAAAATACATGCCACCTGAAGAATTCAATCCAGTTAAACGCACTAAACATTTACAACCTAAAGTAAAAAATGGTTGCCTTGTATTAGGTGCTGTAAATATTGACCCGCAGCTA CTTACTAAGGAATattatggaatatttaatGCAGCTGGAGTTACACCAAAAAAAACACTAATGAGATTTGTAGTTTCACCAAATGCTGCTCTTCAACCGGGAACTCCTTTGTGTGCAGCTCATTTTAAACCAGGAGAATTTATTGATATTCGAGGAAAAAC TATAGATCGTGGTTTTCAAGGTGTCATGAAAAGGTGGGGCTTTAAAGGTATGCCTGCTTCTCATGGTGTAACCAAAACGCATAGAAGACCAGGCAATATAGGCTCAGGAGGAACAAAGGCTAGGGTAATGCCAGGTACTAAAATGCCTGGACATATGGGAAATCGTTGGCGTATTCTCAAAGGTGTAAAG ATACTACGAATAAACactaaatataatgtaatttgggtattaggtcataacgtccCAGGAGAGGTAAATACCATGTGTTATTTGTATGATACGATTTTACCTACTAAAAAAAGTACGTCACCACATTTTCCTACATATTTACCGAATAATGAAAACACGAATGTACTTCCTGAAGAACTTTATGCGGATGATGTTCACCCATTTAGTGATCCCACTATTGAATATCAACCAAAGTCGTAA